Proteins from a genomic interval of Candidatus Cloacimonas sp.:
- a CDS encoding GNAT family N-acetyltransferase: MITVKRTKQLNDELFLQVSRLWERTGISNPERKDSLKTVQDNLSETGVLILAEEDENVVGTVWITNDSRRLYIHHMAVLPEKQNQGIGTKLMEECIALANEIGYQLKLEVNVNNPAAWHLYEKFGFKELSGYRVLIKRDI; this comes from the coding sequence AAACAGCTAAATGACGAACTTTTTCTGCAGGTCTCCCGGCTTTGGGAGAGAACAGGAATCAGCAATCCGGAGCGTAAAGATTCCTTAAAAACCGTGCAAGATAATCTGAGCGAAACAGGAGTATTAATTTTAGCGGAAGAGGATGAAAATGTTGTTGGAACTGTATGGATAACTAATGATTCCCGCCGTCTTTACATTCATCACATGGCTGTTCTACCCGAAAAACAAAATCAAGGTATTGGAACTAAGCTTATGGAAGAATGTATTGCCCTGGCAAACGAAATTGGCTATCAACTAAAACTGGAAGTAAATGTAAATAATCCCGCTGCCTGGCATCTTTACGAAAAATTCGGCTTTAAAGAACTTTCCGGCTACAGAGTATTGATTAAAAGGGATATATAA